The genomic DNA CTGCTTACGAGGGTTAGAGACGACTGCAGGAGGTTCCGTAGTGGCGTTACCTGCCGTGGCAGGCATGGGGACGTCGTCCGTCCACCATGACTTTCGTACCCCCGTGCGTCCACTCCAGCTCCTACTCAGCAGGCTGGTACGTCCTCTCACCAGCCCATTCATCCGGCAGCAGCCGGCACCTCCTATAtcgtaccaccaccaccaccgccaccgtcttGGCACGCCACAGCAGGTCCATCCACCGTTCCGCAAATGCAATACGCATGGTCCTCTTATCCTCCTTCAGTTGCACCGGAGCTAGCACCAACAGGTACGTGATGTGTACATATTGTAACTCCATTTTAAGAATGCAACAAAACTAACAAAACCGTTTCCTTTGTGATTGTAACAGGCTACATAGACCAGGGATGGCATTCGGAGGACTCGCACGACGAGGCAGCGAGGTCCAGCAGCAGTGCTTGGATCGATGACCTTTTCAGAGTGGACCTCGACTTGCTCAGTCCCTCCCAGCTAGTAGACGCCCCGGGTCCTACACAGGGTGCGACCTAGTTCCTCGGGACACCACAGGGTCCCACACAGGGTGCGTCATCGCAGTATATCGTGACACCTCCTGCGGAGGGAGCGGGAGGACGTCCGACTCGCGACGTTCACCCGCCGGAGCCCTAGACGTACGACCGGCAGCAGACCAGAGCAGCACAACGGGCAGCAAGGCGTGGTCGTGGTGCCGGcgagcctcgtttcaagcgaggacgcatttagtgcaTAGGGCAACTTCATTTTACGATTACGATGTGTACGATTATCTTTATGTGCGAGGACTGCTCTATCTACATAATAAGTTAAATGCCTTTCATTGTTCGCGTGTGTTTACTATACAAGTCTAAACATTTCCCAATTAAGAATTACAAGCACATAATTGAAATAATCGATAACTATGAATGAAAATCATGCGGCAAATAACGGAGTACATGACCTAAGCACAACACAATCAAATGTCCAACAGTACacaacattatccatgaataaaTCATGGACACAACCGCACACAACGGAGTAGTAGCGAATAACAGAGCCTACTGAgtacaacgaggccactttcccttcctcagggcatcggggttctcctccatcgctgctttggctcggcgtgcacgctcaagcttcctctccctctcctccctctccacagCAAGctgcctcctttcctcctcttccttgtgctctttctctgcagcctcctcttTGAGCCTCTTCTCTATCCTCTCCTTACTCTCTGCCGCCCACTGCAACATGTACTGCATGTGCTCCTTATCctcaggcttgatctcagtgtcaatccattgctcaaaatcacagagcggtggaggggtctgcaaaaaaatgtatttattacaaaacaaaaaagcaTGTAAGATGTCATATGGCACAAAATAGTTATTGCacaacatcaattcctcaccatcttgttaatgcggcgctgacgaagtgtaggctcaaacgcaaagttggaacacatccaatacctctgcctatacgtgtcctCATCATCGGACTTgactaccttgcaaggatcgccgcaaaagcacatgagcactggaacaccactaggtaGAGGCAAACggtcgaaggcatttccggtcaatggaacaccactccacctttaccattttTGTTGTAAGAACCGGAAGCAACTAAGATTAAATCATACGACTACCGGTTAATGTATGGTTGAATAACGTGCACTGAGATTACCTTGCTTTACCAGTTTTTCCACACCTTGGCATCCTATGgttgtataataaaaatattaaaaattcatgaaactatACTAGTAAATACttctagatctaaatactaaactatgaactaaaaaCCGAATGTAATACTATACTAACGAAGCTACATTTTTAACATCTAAAAGCACACAACATATCCatagatctaaatactaaactacaAAATAAATACGGAATCTACTATACATactaagctagatttttagcaTTTAAAAGCACAATGTATTTTTAGATTTACTATACTACGATATTGAAAAACTTACCTGAATCCTAGGAgatttcttccccttctttcctctctttctttcctccttcccttccttgtCTCCCTCTCTGTTTCTCCCCTCAAAAACGTCTGAATGAGGAGAGGTGGGTGGCCTGGAGGCCTggctgggggggggggtttaAATGGGGGAACCCCCACCGGGCCAGGCGGCGGTAACGACCCTCACCGCGCCGTACCGTGGCGGAGCAGGGAGCCGGGTCCTTACCGCCGGTCCAGGcggcggaagggccttaccgccggctgGGGCAGCGGTAATGTCATGGCCGGGTGGGGTCGGTGCCTTACCGCTGGCTGAGGTGATGGTAACGCCCTTCCGCCGCCTAGGTCGGCGGCAATAGCCCAAATCTGCAATTTcttcatccgactatatatttctgcaaaatcgaaaaaaaatataaaaagaaaaaaaattctactaACCAGGCTAGTATGTGTAGAATAGATTGTGGCCGTGGTAACCCGTTTTGATGGGCTTTTAACTACTCACATGTGGAAATCGATGATTTCCATCGGTGCATAATAGATTACTTAAGGAAATCCATTTCCATAGTCGTTTACGTTAGCCGCCTCTGGAAATCTAGAACGATTTCCACATGCAGATTACTTAAGCCACCAACCGTGAAGGTTCTTGTCCCTCAAAAAGCAAACTCCAAGGCCTAAGCAAACCTTAAACCAACATTGAACTTTAAAAAGTATGATACTCTTACCTTAGACAACCAACTCCTGTAAGGAAGAATTCGAAATCTAAACCTCCCGTTTGTTTTTAATGTTTTTGGCCGCCATGAACAACGAACAGCTCGGTCTGAACAGTTCACGGCCGGAAAGACAAGTATttaattatatattatttttctgTGAAAGAATTATATATGAATTTTCATAGGCTATATGAACCGCATATGAAAATAGGCCTGTGAAAATACTAATTTTTCACATTCATCTCGGATGGCAGTGGACCAATTGTTTATGTAACAAACCAcctttgaaatatgtatctACAAGAGGCCCATGCCCATATATACCCGAGAGGCAAGTGCATGAGCTACCTATAGAAAGGCAAGTACATGTGGTGTCTTAGAAGTTCGTTTTTGTACAAGTGGCTGGTCCTCCTTTTTATTGAGAATTCTATCTTGATATTTTCCTTGACTTGAAGTGTCTGGTTGGGTTGCTAGTTGCTACGCTGGCCTAAACGTGACTGCTTTGGACATGCCTGCCATTACATCCTTCTGTTGGCCGGCCGTGATGCCTATCTAGTGAAGTGTATTCCAAGTATGTTTTTACCACCATGAGTCCTTATCCTCAATTTACCATTTTCTGGAAAACATTTTGAACATGGAGGCATTTTGTGGATATGTACATGAGCATTAACTTGTCCTATTTGGAGTTTTGCTGGTctagtttgtttctttttttaaaaagctAATAAGTGGCTTGCCTTGAAATTCGGAAGAGCTTTCAACATTTGTCTTACAACATTTGAACGCCAAAACATATGAATGAGAAAAATGTGCTGTTATGGTTGCAGGAAATTTGTGTCTAAGCTTCCTAGCTCCATGGACATTGCCGCGCCACCATGCTCCCCCCTCCCCACTCATGCTGTCacccacctcgccccgccgcagCTCCCTGCCGGTGAGGGgtgagcagagggggaggggaggggcagccaTTGAGAGGGAGTCCGGGAGAGAGAGATGGGAAGAAGATGGGGAGAGAATGAGAGAGTGGAGAGGATAAGTGAGTGAGAAAGGTGGATGGGGAGAGactgtgtgtgtgagagaggagaggataAGACCGGACGTGCGAGGATTATTAAATCGGGTGAGGTTTCAGCTTTCGGGTCTGAGACCCAGGTTTCATAGCCAGTTTGAGATACCGTCCGGCAGTGATATATATCACCATCGGCTCGTAATTTGACCCAGCGGTGATGTTAAATTATCACCACCTGTTGGATTTgtaagcccgacagtccaccaggggttacctaagtggttgatttgtaggtgagggtgattgcgaaacaagaactcgaaggtgatcgcgagaacatgaagggacacgagggttttagataggttcgagcctccgaagagtaataccctacatcctatatgCTGacggattgtattgctcaatgttTCAGATTGTTGGGATACACTTGGGGGGTGCctttggccgccttatataggctaacgacctagggttacaagtcagtttgaatctaatctactcggtagttacatggaaagtaatctgagtcggtCTACAATATGTGTTCCATGATATTCGAGCAAATTTGAACTATCTAGTtaccttgacgtgtactccaggTATCTTTGTGTCCTTCGCCTGCACGTCCTGGtcaggcgggcccacttgtaaggtccagccagtatcctggtcggtagggacccatggtgtacccatatccctcaagctcctgagcgatgtgtaggtgaataggaacttgaggtcatcacaatgaagcttgaaatgaagttggctgaagctgcgatggcgtcatggtgacggagaggctacgtagtgctcaaaaaagaagaaaatctgagCGAATGTAGAGCCAATGCGTAGAGCAAagtcgagtgccgagttgatggatacTGGCACCCAGCAGGTTGAAACGAAGGTTAcagagggcgtcgcaagacgcactccataggagaagcccccgagcattgaagcgattagtataatcggtccaatggtcaaaaaagaagaatattCAGCCCTACAGCAAGTCCAAGTGTGTGAACACAAAGACAGGCAAAACCATGGAGGCATGCCAACCAAAAGGAGGCGCCTAGCCCCTGCAGACGAGGACTGGTGCGATGATAGATACACGACAAAGATGTCTGTTCACAAGAGTACTGCATCGTCTAAGCAATTGCAAGATTACTGTCAATACTTGTGGATCAGGCCAAGCATCACGTGAACATTGTGGAGCCAGATTAGTATGGGAGAGTCTTGTTGTGAACCCTCATGAACCCACTGTAGCACCTTGGCGCTATACTAGGCATCTTGTTATAAATAGACCACCATTCATCACAAGAACCATGGCCCAAATAATAGCACTTGTAGGCTGGAAGCTTGTAGTCTTTGATAGGAGTAGCACCCGCCTAGAAGtttgatgctagaagaattctcgtgaagaaaactaggatgctccttcccttcataGTCTCTTTGCTGAAGTTAGGAGGtgatgatgctagaagaatcctcgtgaggaGGCTGTATTTGGAACCCCACCACCTTCTCGAGCGCACCGTTGGGGAGGTGTTCTGTGTAACCTTTATTTCTATTGTAGTTTTTTAGCCGGTATCCTGGGATATCAGCTATTGTAGATTTTCCACAGGCATTTGTAACATGTAACGCTAGTAATCATTCCAGGAAATATGGTTGTAGCCGAGTATATATATGCCCCTACATCCGAATGTATGGACTGACAGGGCCACTAAGGCATGCCGACCTAAAATAGGGCGTCTAGCCCCCAAGTATGAGGATTggcagagccgcagaggcacACCGACTAGAAATAGGTGCCCAGGCCCCAAGGATGCGGAGTGGCAGAGCCAAAGAGGCATGCTGACTGGAAATAGGCGCCTAGCTGCtaaggatgaggactggtggagccgcggAGGTATGCCAATCAGAATTAGGTGCCTaaccccgaggatgaggactggcggagccacggaggcacgtcgACCAGAATTAGGCActcagcccccgaggatgaggactggtggagccgcggaggcacgccgaccagaattaggtgcccagcccccgaggatgaggactggcggagccgtggAGGCACGCTGCTAAAAACGCAACGAAAAACCCGCAGATTCCATCCCGCGTATGCCACGCTAACAGAAAAATCCGCAGATTTCGCCCAGCGCGTTGCGCCGCAATAACAGGAGTCCCACAAATTCCGTTCGTAAGTTATGCTGTCACACCCCTCGAAAATGCAAGGGGTCACATTGTCGTTGCATTCCCATCTGAAAGCCTCACAGCGCTGCCACCATAGCCCACTGGGATCTTCACTGTCACGCTCGCAAACCCTAGGCTATGTTGCTGCAAGCCCCATTCTACTCACGTGCATTTCGCCGCTACCCCTTGAGCTATTGTGCCACAACTGCCAGAGCTGCTGCGCCGCCGTATGCGCATcaaaaccctagccaccatCAGATCCAAATCCACCCGCTTGGAGATTGGAGAAATGGCGTAGGCAAACGCCCTAGATCCGACGACATTGTGGATGAAGTCCGTGATGACCTAGGAGCGGATCCAGGCGCTTGTTGACCGAGGCCTCTTGGGGCTATAGGGGCTGCTAGATTGGAAACCGACACCGGCCAGGAGTTCCCCTCAGAGGACAAGACGAAGACGGTGGTCTTCGCATTGTTCTTCGAGCATGGGTTTAGGATCTCGTGTGGAGACTTCTTCCAAGGTCTTCTGTACTACTATCGGATCAAGTTAGTACATCTGAATCCCAACTTCATTCTTGATATTGCTATCTTTATTCACCTGTGCGAGGCATATCTTGGAATCCCCCTACATTTCAATCTGTGGCGTTATCTGTATCAACTGAAACCCATGTCTAGCAAGGGGAAACAGGCACGGGTCATTGGGGGTTGTGGATTTTCACTGCGGCCCAAGAAAGTACAAGAATATTTTGATCTATAGTTGAAGGATTCCAACAAAGGTTGGCATAAGGAGTGGTTCACCATTGCCAATCAGCAGCCTGAGCTGCTGCCGCGCATAGGGTATGGGCCAGTGGTGATGCTCGAATGGTCGAACCAGCCGACCTCGAAGGAGCAAGTCCAGGTAAATGAGCTGCTGGCGGAGATCGCTGACCTAAAATTATGAGGACTGATAGCCGGGGCTATTAGTATTAACTTCAGCAAGAGGCTGATCCAACCTGGCATATGAATATTTAGGGCCAGAGGACCTGACCCGGGAGGTCCAGTGCAAGGTGTCTAAGGAAGAGATCATCAACCGGGTGGCCGAGTTCTTCAGAAGCATGATTAGGATCAAGAACTACGCCAAGGCATATTCATTGAAGAGGCCGCCATCCAACCCGGTAAGATTGTCAATGGCATTGATTTGGGGTACTGCATGTCTTTGTGTGATGTTTCTAAATAAATCTGTGAATTGACCAAGGCGACGTATTTATATTCTTTTCCCCGGCGCCGATACATGGAGGGGTCGATTAGCGATGACCCAAGATCCGCCCAACCGACGAGCCCAATGTGCTGCCCACCAACCTTCAGTGGGAGACTGACTCCTCCATTGAGTCGAACGTGGGTGTGACAGAAGGGGTCAGCTAGGCCCAAGGCTTGGAGCTGGTTGGGCGTCAGACATGGTAGGCCGTGCGCAAGTAGCCTATCTCCAAGTTGCCGCAGCCAAgcgggaagaggaggaagatggtcgggaagaagaaggagaaggctaCCCCGAGCACAGCTTCCACAGCAAGGTCAGCAAGCAACACGGACGCGGAGTCTGACACCAAGCCTGACCATGAATAAGAAGAAGTTGGAGCTCCAGGAGACTAGCACGGCCGACGTGGCACGTGTCAAGGAGGTGCTGAAGGCAAAGATTGGCGATGGGTCCAGTGAAGATACATCAGTGCCGCTGCCACCATTGCACCCCTAGTAtcgagtgaagaagaagagcaccctATAAGTGTCATCTGCTTATGCTGTTTGTGATGTTGTTTACTGTTGCTGATTAATTTGTTTGAATTACTTGTTGCACTTGGCGATGCAGGGCCGCCGTGCTGTCCGATGATGCTGGTATGCAATTAACCAGTTGCTTGGCCTAGACCGTGGCGACAAGCAGTCGTACCGTGGAAAAGTTGCCACCTCCGGAGGTTGGAGCGCATAAGGATGGTCGCGCTAGAGAGGTTGTGCTGACTCCAACACCGCAACCGAATGAAGCCGGCTCCAGGGCTGTAGACATTGCCATGGTTGACCCCGAGGTCAGGAAGGTGGCTGATGAGGGGGCCAGAGCCGAGCCTCAACAAGATGAGCTACCCAAGGATGACCTGCCACTGGAGAGATCTGCCGAGGATGCTAACCTTGGTGTACTCCATGAAGATGAGTCTAACGCAGAGGACTTCCCTGACATGGACTTAGCTAAGGACGCGACGTGGGATAAGGAAGACCTTTTAATGCTGCGGCAAGCATCCCTGGACGTCGGCGAGTTAGTGTTTGTAAGTGTGCCGTCCAACTTGTATTTGAATGCTGATTTCTTTGCAGAACTTTGAATGATGATATGTAAACAAGATCTAGCTGCACGCGCACCTAAGAGGGTGAAAGGGACCCGGTGGGCCGAGCATTATTGCCTGAAGGCGAAGTGCCTTAAGGCCGAGCTCAAGAGAGCTAAGGAGGGTGCCACCGACCAGCTCCTGCTGAAGGACCTGGAGAACAATGTTCTGACTTTGCACATGAGAGGCAGACTGTGCTAACCTATTTACTCAACTTTGTCCTTATAATCTTGATATTGATGTACACCTATTTGGATAAGTAGATGCCGCGATGAGGGAGTAGAGACTCTAGTGTTAGCTCAAGGAGTGCGAGGACCTATGAGTATGACAAGTGGTCAACCGTGAGTATTAGTATCGCAAAAGCTGACCTATGAAGCCAACCCACGCAAGGACACCGAGCGCTGCTTAGAGGTTACTGTGAGTAATCTTCAGAATGACCAACGTGTGATTGCAGGGGTGGTTGTGAAGCTGGAGGATCTACGAAAGGCTgccagctatgtgatggacatggtccaaccagATGCCGACCCAATCGTGCCAACACCACTGCTAGACCATCTCAAGGCTACACTAGGTCAGCTCAAGACATTGTTGAAGGACACTATGGTGGAATGCGTCAAGAACGCCTTCGCTCTATTGGTGTCACACTTCCTGCAGCTGCCCTTGGAGCGCGTTGCTACAGGAGTCGCGACCGACTTCAATGCGGACTGGAATCCCAATCTAGCAGACCAGTATCAGGGTGTGGCAGAGAGTATTGTAAATGATTTGGACCTATACAAAGAAACTTCAAGGTGTATCAAACTGTATGATGAAACGTGTGATGTAATTACCTTAATCATATGCAGTGAAAATaagctccatccctcccttagTGTATACAATAGGACAGTGTGTAGCTaaggcctgtagccgctaagcaccTAGCATTGCCTGACCAGCGTCCTACTGAGACTGGATCtcaagcttgtaggaggggtgaacgcaaggttaTCTAGGTTTTGAGCTAGGACGTCGACCACACAAGTTAGTCGTATAGCctcgagagggggaggagagggatgcGAGACCTAGAGGTCGGCGCCTAGGGGAAACCCTTGAGCTTGAGAGGAAGCGGGCTATTGAATAGATCGAACAACCCCGCGAGCATCAGGGACAACTTAGGAAAAAGAATAGTAAGGCAATAGGTATGCAAAGAACCTCGgatattttatttattcaataaaaAAGGGAAACatagtacatagcttttaaatCTAGGGGTAGAAATACcgtagatgctcgatgttccatggattggggatgCCGGAGCCGTCCGTCCATTGGAGTTGATaggtgcctggctggatgacctctttgatgatgaaggggccctcctaGGGGGTagccagcttgtgcatgtccttggtggactggactCGTATGCACCAAATCACTGACATTGAAGGAGCGTTCCCTAACATTCCGATCGTGATAGCATCGTATCTGCTGCTCGTGGTGTGCATGTTGGATGAGGGATGCCACATGATGCTCTTCAAGGTTGTCGATGTTGACCCGCCGACTTTTTTCTGCCTCGCCTTCCTCGTGGTATTGGATGCATGGGGCGCTAAAGGCCACGCTGGATGGCTGGACGACCTCTGAGCCGTACACCATAAGGAAAGAGGTGTAGCTGGTAGCCTAGCTCTTCTGTGTTCATAGGCCCCAGATGATATGGGGTAGCTCGCATAGTCACTTAGTGGCATACTTGGACGCGTCATCGAAGATGCGTGAGTTGAaggactggaggaccatcccgtTCGCACGTTCGACCTGACCATTGCAGCACAGGTgcgctactgaggagtagtacacatcgatgaggttgtcttggCAGAAATCCTAGAACTCAGAGTCGGTGAATTGCTTgccaaggtcggtgatgattctgtttggtAATCTAAAGTGGTGTGTAATTTCCTCCATGAACTAAGCAACTTTAGCCGACTCAATGCTGGTGACAGTCTCGACCTCAATCCACTTAGTGAATTTATCTACTACTATGAAGATGTGTGTATAGTCGCCCGGAgcggtcttgaagggtccgaccatgTCCAACCCCTAGCATGTGAAGGGCCAGGATGGTTGGATGGTGTGCAGAGCCTGAGCTTGTAGATGTTGCTACTTggagaagaattggcaccctttgcTCCTTTGGACAAGCTCTTTTGCATTGGCTACCGTTGTTGGTGAGTAGAAACTAGAGCGGAAGGCATTGCTGACCAAAGTGCCCAAGGCGGCGTGGTTGCTGCATGTTCCTGAGTAGATTTCATGCAGGAGTTCGAGGCCCTCGCTATGCAAAATGTACTTCATTAGGATGCCTGTGGATGCAActttcctgtagagctcctCGTCGATGACGACATAGTTTGCACTGCGTCGAGCTAttttttcatgctctatcttGTCCTCTTGTGCCATCTGGTTGGTGATCAAGACCATAAATGGGGCGTGCCAATCTTCTTCTGCCTTAATCATCATGACATTAGTGGAGTTTTGGTCGGCCAGAGCCTGAGCACTAGCATCATTGACCTGGTCCGAGTCCAGGACCTTGATAGATGGTTTTCGGAGGTCTTGCATGAATACACCAGCCAGAACCTACGTACGCTTGGAGCTGAGCTTTGACAGGACATCGGCGGTGATGTTGTGGTCCCTAGGGACATGGTGGAACTTAAGACCATcaaagtgggcctcaagtttgcATATCTCCACGCAATAAGCATCTGTGGACTCCTTGGTGCAATCCCAATTCTTGTTAACTTGCTTGATGGCAACCTTGGAGTCACCATAAGCAAGGATACGCTTGATTTCGAGGGAaacgatgatgtggaggctgtggatgAGAGCTTCATACTAGGTGCCATTGTTGgtagccttgtagtggatctggagcatgtacttgagttgctcacctttgggggatatgaagaggacccccacGCTGGCTCCTTGAAGGTTGAAGgcgccatcaaagtacatgttGCAGTGTTCGGGCCTATTCAAGGAGGATGGCTtctggatctctgtccactTAGCCACGAAGTCGGCCAGGATATgcgacttgatcgcatgacgtGGGTAGAAATCGAGGTTGAACTCGCCGAGC from Setaria italica strain Yugu1 chromosome VII, Setaria_italica_v2.0, whole genome shotgun sequence includes the following:
- the LOC101779285 gene encoding uncharacterized protein LOC101779285, with product MQDLRKPSIKVLDSDQVNDASAQALADQNSTNVMMIKAEEDWHAPFMVLITNQMAQEDKIEHEKIARRSANYVVIDEELYRKVASTGILMKYILHSEGLELLHEIYSGTCSNHAALGTLVSNAFRSSFYSPTTVANAKELVQRSKGCQFFSK